Sequence from the Panicum virgatum strain AP13 chromosome 5N, P.virgatum_v5, whole genome shotgun sequence genome:
GTGGCATAGCAGTCAGTGTGCACTCACTGCACATACAGTTCCTGATCCTTTAGTCATGCATTTACCATGCAATAGTGGGTACACTGTATACTTTTTTGGTTATTTGATGCATTTAATCCTTAAAAAAGATGCTCTGATTTTATTCTAGTATAGCAGCAATTTGGTTCTTTGATATATTTTCGCTCTTAAAATGGATGCTCAGATTTTATACTGGtatcacaaatttttttttggctaTTTGATAATTGATACAATTTTGACTCATCAATGGATGTGCTGATTGTATAGTATTTAAAGTTTCCAACTACTGAAAAATTATGAATCAATGATCTTGACGACATGCACAGAATCATGCCATTACAATTACTAGGGGCCTGCTGTGTAACCATTGCACATCATCATCGCTATGTAAAATACGTTTTGCTCATGAAACAATAATTGTCTATTAGAACTTAATCTAATATTGAGTTCAGGACCAAAGAATTCCAAGAATGTATGTAACATTCCAAGATTAAGGTGTCATTCCATAATCTGGTACAAATTAGAAAAAGTATAGAAGACAAAAGGCACAGAAAATGTATCAAATACTAAAACAGGATGGGTTGTAGTTACTTTGGCCTTAGTACTAGATGGCAGTACAACTTATAAAGTAGCTTCGGACAAATGTGGTTGACCTTGTACCATGGGGATACTGTGTTTCATCATTAACCCTGTGGAGCAATCATTACAAGTAGACCATATCTAAAGTTACAAGTCCTTTCCTTTCTAGCTGGCTGACCCAGCATCCATGTATAAAAGAGGCAAAGGTGTAGTAGCTCCTCCCAAGGAATTCTCCTAAGGTAGAACATACTGGTAGAAGAGAACAATATGCCTAAACACACTTTTGCACTCAGCGTCATCCTTTTAATTCTTCTCTTCAATGCATCTGCAGGTATGGGGTTTGCTTTTGTGTCTGTGCACTATACTAATTGTTAAACCATTGATTTTATATCTGAACATGTTCTTTTGTCCTAATGCAGGCCAAACCATAGTAGTTGGAAATGATAATGCTATTACTGCAAAGTTGATAATGGTCTGTCAATTGTCACCCTCTGTTATTATTTAAATTTGAGATGTGGAATAGTTGTTTGTGTTCCAaactcttgattttttttttcaccttTGCTATACATAATCATGCTCAAAACAGTCATATAGCAATATCTCATAAACTGGTGGTAATGATGTGGCCTGCTGAACCCAAAAATCATGTCAACAAATATCAGAATTGTTACTTTTAGGTTTCTTTTTTCCATTAGCTTAATCCATATATGCTTTTATCTTCTAATTACAGGGTCACAGCAGAAAGATTCTTACAGAGGTTCAGGATTATGATTATGGAGGGGCAAACTCTAGGCATGATCCTCGCAGAAGGCCGGGGATTGGGGGCAGGAATGGCTAGACCACTAAGCTCCTCATTACATTATCTGCATATGATCATGTGAAGATGCTACTACATGAGTGGGGTTATATGAGGGGGGTAGCCTCTTACTGCAGCTAACCTACTACATAAATATTTGAAATCCCTGTTGTGTGTCTTTTAGATATCCAATTGGATCAATGAGCCATATACAAACTCTTATCTGATAAACAGTCTAGCAGGATGAAGTTGAGACTAGCTTATATTAAATGAACATGTGTCATCTTTTTGGACACCCAACTATGTGTGCTGCTAAAGCATACGTGAGGCAGTGGATAATCTATGAGCCATTTTATGAGGTCAAAGTGTAGCATTGTATTTGTGTAGCATTGTATTTTTTTAGTTCTTCCGGTTTTCTTTGAACTTTGACTTAAACCGACTGCCTCACTCTGTCATGTTAATTGCCAGAAAACTCATCACAGGTGCAGCTGATGAAACAGACAGACTGAAACCGCAAGGAAAAAACTGTACAAAATAAAAATCTGATAGTAAATTATCAAATGTGCTTACCAAATAGCATGTAATCTTACTCAGCTTCCCTCTTCTTTAATGAAATAAGGACCGGGCTTGATAGGATAAGGATAAAGGTAACCCTCTGGTCGAGAAAACCCAGCTTCATTCATGCGGTCACTGATGACATGCAGTATAGGTTTCTTCAACCCATATTCATGCCTGTTCTTCTCAAGATAGGCATTAGCTTCTTCAGCCACCTCCATGGTGAAAGCAAATCTATTCTCTTGAGATAACATCAGCTGATTAATGTCCAAGCATATGATCTTCCCATTCTCCCTTACTTTTCTCACCTTCTCTTCTAAGAAAGGGATACGATCCAACTTGTAACGCAATGTGTCATCCTCTTTGGTCTGAAAAGATATACATATTTATAAGTGTCAGTGGATACAGGAAGGTCAGAAAACAATGCAAATTCAAAAGCGCGACAAAGTTTACTCCCAAGCGCATAACCAAAAACAGATGTGACTGCTACAAAATATCACATTACAATTtgaattctattttttttttgcataatcAAGTATAGCATGCCATACTAGTGCCTGCTTAACAACTTAACTGAACCAATTGAGGAATAGGGCTGCATGGTTAACGAAAAACAGAAGACCTATCGCACGATAACAGCCTACTGATGATCGTGGAACTACAGCACCAATGACGCATCAGACATATTAGATGACATAACTGCCTCATCCCTAGATGTGAAGCAAAATCCTAGTGCCAGTCTACAGAGAATGTTGTACACATTACAGGACAGCGGTATTTGCGAAATTCGACAGGAAACGTATCTTTTCATAGCATCCTAATTGGCTACCATACCGAGTGAAACAATCACGAGAGGAACGGAAAGAGATTCCGCCGTTGTTTGGTTGCTGCGCGTACCAATTTCCGACGACGCCACACTCGCCGCCCGCCACTGGCCCGCCCGTCCCCGCCTGCACCTCCGCCCCCACTGCTACTCCCAGAGTCGCcactgctcttcttcttctgcgaGAGAATCGAACAGAACAGAAGACGGACGAGTTTGTGTGAAATGGGGGAGGATTGGAGTTGGGAAGAGAAATAAAGAGAGGGGAAGTTAGCACAGTTGTGCGTCCACCTGGGCTCTCATGGAGATGGTGACGCCGCTGCGGCCGACCCTCCCGCCTTCTCGCGCGGTGGAGGGGAAGCCTGCGGCCAGGTGGGCGCCGCGGTGGTGGGAAGCGACGGCGAAGGAAGCCATTGCCATAGCCATTTTGCAGCGGGGGTCGACGAGACGGTGGAGTCCTCTCACCTCATCCGTTTCCCGAGCCGTTGGCGCTGGCTGGCATGGCAGGCGGAACGGGTCCGTGGGCCAAAAGTGGTGAGAGCGCGAGATCATGGGTCGGCCCACAGTTCCCCTCTCTGGGTTCATGGGCCGGACACCCTCATTGGGAAATGGGCTACCAAACAGCCAAGGATCGCGTCAGATTGACGACGACGGGGAAGTCGCAGGATCCCCATTCCCATCCGGCCGGCCATCCCCatcgcatcggcggcggcgaagaagaGAAGCAATCGCAGCAGCAGCGATGGGCGTGATGGGGAGGTTCAGGATCTTCGTGGTGCAGGAGCCGGTCGTCGCCGCATCCTGCCTCATCGCCGGCTTTGGTACCCTTTCTTCCCAGTCGCGGCTTCCGCGCGAATCCTTCAGCCTCTACTCTCTACTGTATGAAGTTTACCAGTTGCGCTTGTATTTTTGTACCATTCAATTCTATTCCTTCCTAGATGCTTCTCGTTAGCTGATCTTGGAATGCTTCTCGTTATTATGCGTTCGCAAAATGCTGGATTTACTTGAGTAGCATGAAGCGAGGAGCCTTGGGTTGGGTCATGAATACTGACAGTGAACAGAAAACTTTATTCTGAACTTTAAAATTGGAGAGACAAACATGATCTTCTGCGTTCATCAGGTGCTCTACCATGACTACATATGCTGTTACCAGTGGTGTTTAAAGCACGTTATTGTTTATGGTTTTATGGTTTTAGGTACTAGTCGCAACTTTTATTGGTTATATACAGTCCATAAGTGTAGGGAAGCACAATTCGTTGATGTGCTCTCAATCAATTTCTTTCAGATGGTTTATGTTTCAGATGAACATATTACATATCATTGCCTTTTGATTCCTCAACTAGCAAGCTGATTCATCCTCCTTCTTCATACATTGAAGTGCTTTTCCTGTGGCTCTAAGTGTTTTAGGTGATCTAACATGAGTACCTGTGCAGTTGCTAGTGATGGTTGTAGCAAGTCACACACAAAAAAGTGATGGTTGTAGCATGTTATTCTTTATGCATTAAGATCTGGAAAATTGCGTGTATCGAGGTTGTGTCAAATATTAGTTTCCTGTACAATTTATAAGTGCAAGGTGACAAAGTCATATTGATGTGTTCTCAGATAATTTCTTGCTGATGGTAAATTTTTCATACAGACCAGTCATGTTTTTTTGCTGTCTTAATTGATGCTACTTCTTTCTTTGTCCGTCCTAGGAAACTTTTAGCAAAGTTCAGGAGTGGAAACTGATTTTCCTTTAAAGGCTATGACAATTAActagtcaaatttgaatttggagtTATGTTATCCACCACTACCTTTCTTTTAGGCAATTAGGCTTACTATGGCAGCTTCTGCAACTTGTTATGTCAGTGCTTTTGTGTCAAGAGATACTCTTATCTTGTATTCTGCTGTTTTCCCTCCTTCCTCCTATGCTAATTAACCAGTGTAGAatgcattttaaaaaaaatctgataATATGGATATACACTTATTTGTTCTAGATATTTATCAAAGCTACCTTTATTCGGATGAAATGATCTGAACTTCAAATTGTCCTGCTTAGAGGTTTCATGCCTCAGGCTTCCTACCTTACACTGAGTACCAGTCTACCATACTCATCTGGTTATGGTCTTGCTTAGAGGTCTTAATCTGCTCCACACTTTGACTGGGTACTGGCAGTCTGGCTCCTGCTGCTCTTCCATTGGACATCATGAGAAGGTTTCATTATATATGAAATGTTTGTTTGTGCGACAATGTTAGTGTACTTTGTGGGGGTATGTGATGAGGAACCTATATATGTAATTCCAAAGCAAGTATATGTAAAATTATTGAAGGCTCAATTGGATTAATCTTTGGATATGGTATTTAAAGGCCTATGGGAGTGTATTCTTGGTCACTTGATAGCAGTCAAAAGATATTTTCATGTTTCTGTCCTATATGACTTTAAAAGATacaagtttgcacaaaactacAGTTAATTTGTTAGGCAATTTTTGAGTTATTTATTCTGCAAAAAAGCTTGACTGTCAAACTGATATATTCAAGGCGCTTATGGTTCTTTTGATTTTCTCCCTCCGATTTCAGGTCTTTTTCTTCCAGCCGTTGTCAGGCCCATCTTGGATTCTTTTGAGACTGCCAAACAAGTTCCTCAACCACCTCTAAGTGATGTATGCTCCTTTGTTCTATTGAATCTGTCACTTTATATTGATCCAAATTATTTGAAAATGAAGTATTGTTTTATCTTGATTTACCAAATAATGACATAAGGCCACCATTCTTTTACTGAGAGCAAACAGTGTAATACAAGATGCCCCCAATTGCACCGTGGGTCATCAAACATCTTCCTCAGAAGTAACTCTATTGTACCATACCAGTGAAATGTTCATTGACTGGAGCTCTAAGCATGGCGAGCAGCTTAAATTGAATTGCTTATGGTTATCTATCTCCAGGACTTCTTTTCTTGCAAGGAATCTTCATGACTTAATTCTACTTAACTGCTTTGTTTGTCTGAGTTTAGAATTGGGCACACTATCATAGTTCACATCGTTTCTGTATTTGCTACTGCTTCTAGGCTACCTTGATCTACTTGAGACTGCTAGTTTTTTTGTTTCAATATTAATGATTTGGTTTTGCTATTGCTGCAGGTGGTTGCTGGTGTAACAGGCAAGAAATGAGAGTGATTTTGTTTTATTGCTTTCCTTTTGTGTGTGTTGGACTTGCTACTACTGCAGGTGGTTGCTGGTGTGACAGGCATTGTTGTTTCTTAGTTTTACACCTTGATGATAAGGCTCTTAGACTATCGCCACGTGCATTCAATACTTCCAGAAGTTCAAAGAGCAGGATGAGCCCTCATGTTTGTCGAAATAATGGTTGCAGCTGAAAGATATTTTTTTTGGCCCAGTGGTATGAGAAAatgacagaaaaaaaaattgatgaacATTCTTTGCCCTCTGAATATTGTGATGTCTTGTCTGTATAAGACAATTTGAGGTAACTGTCGGCAGGATGATGGCCAGGTGAATAAGATGGGTTTGTCCGCTTTGAACTTTGAATTGTTGAAAATTGTACGTTGGTGTTGGTCCTGTTCGTCCTTGAGACCTGATTATTTGAAAACCTAGTCTGTAACATTGCCTCTCATTCATGTttgcaattcttgaaaactttgAGCATTGACTGTaagttttgggcaaaaattttggttcattagattcgtctcgtgatttcacCATAGGTTAtggaaggggttttgtcaattatccatatttaatacttctaattagtggtcaaacattTGAAGTTATTGTAGCGTGTAAAAAAATTGGAAACTAAATGGGGTTACATCTGTTGTATAAAAGGTGGAGTAGTCAGCTTTAAATTCCGAGGTCTAAGTTCTTTTCTATCGAAATTTCTTTGCCCCGTTTTCCCTAGGTCTTCTGATTCAGTTTCACCTAAGATCTCTTTGCTCCCAATGCTGAACGACATCCATGGATCCCGGTAGTCACTTGCAGAGACACGGTAGTAGTATCTCCGCATCTCTTAATTTGTCCTTCACAGAGGCGGTCGTAGATCCATGCATCCACTGACCGAGGTTCAGGGGGTGTTTGGTATGGATTTTGGAACCGCACCCCGGCACGACTAAATTTTGGTTGCACACCGACTTCGGCTACTGTTTAGTTCGTATTAGGCTGTCCGCAGCGGCATCCGCTAGGACCAGGATAGCGGAAAATTGCCCGCAGCGGGGTATGGGAAGAGACCCGCTACCCTAGCGGAagactcttcttcctccattttCAACGGGATGGAGGAGGCCCGCAACCCGGCCACGGAGGCAGTGGGCCCATCGCTGCAGACCGCTCTCGCGCTAGTTCGCACCTGTCGCCGGTCGCTCGCGCCCGTCCGCCGCCACGCCAAGCCGG
This genomic interval carries:
- the LOC120675431 gene encoding uncharacterized protein LOC120675431, producing the protein MGVMGRFRIFVVQEPVVAASCLIAGFGLFLPAVVRPILDSFETAKQVPQPPLSDVVAGVTGKK
- the LOC120675430 gene encoding uncharacterized protein LOC120675430; translated protein: MPKHTFALSVILLILLFNASAGQTIVVGNDNAITAKLIMGHSRKILTEVQDYDYGGANSRHDPRRRPGIGGRNG
- the LOC120675396 gene encoding protein PLASTID TRANSCRIPTIONALLY ACTIVE 7-like; this translates as MAMAMASFAVASHHRGAHLAAGFPSTAREGGRVGRSGVTISMRAQKKKSSGDSGSSSGGGGAGGDGRASGGRRVWRRRKLTKEDDTLRYKLDRIPFLEEKVRKVRENGKIICLDINQLMLSQENRFAFTMEVAEEANAYLEKNRHEYGLKKPILHVISDRMNEAGFSRPEGYLYPYPIKPGPYFIKEEGS